The Mycetohabitans endofungorum genome contains a region encoding:
- a CDS encoding GPW/gp25 family protein: protein MNGPQDQLGCGWKFPVQFECVSNKPKAAQVTMSRDADNIRESLQVLFSTQPYERVMRAGYGCDLQTFVFENISDGLRTAIRQMISDAVQTYEPRGTLVSIDFRPDSNSPWTLNIDIAYRIPLNNTVQHVGGKLNISSPQGGWLAQ from the coding sequence GTGAACGGACCTCAGGATCAGCTTGGATGCGGCTGGAAGTTTCCAGTGCAGTTCGAATGTGTCTCCAACAAGCCAAAAGCAGCGCAAGTGACGATGTCACGCGATGCGGACAATATCAGAGAGAGTCTGCAGGTACTGTTTAGTACGCAGCCGTACGAACGGGTGATGCGCGCAGGCTATGGGTGTGATTTGCAGACCTTTGTGTTTGAGAATATCAGCGATGGGCTGCGCACCGCAATTCGCCAGATGATCAGTGACGCGGTTCAAACCTACGAGCCCCGGGGCACGCTAGTCTCAATTGATTTCAGACCGGACAGCAATTCGCCGTGGACGCTCAATATCGATATTGCTTACCGGATTCCCCTGAACAATACGGTGCAACATGTCGGTGGCAAGCTGAATATCAGCAGTCCGCAGGGAGGATGGCTTGCACAATGA
- a CDS encoding phage baseplate assembly protein V: protein MALPFASKRFDIQVQGQPLSKLGLTVIEAQVQYAVNRIPMARLTCLVDIEDPANSWASLSQIDKAWQPAHPVKISYTDETGTRVPIFDGMVARPLNPSYAQRQLTCQLEVVHELQKMANSHRSQVLTQKGEKLTDAQALQKLFKEHGIKVKKMDGMTVSHAQLIQWSCSDWAWLMSRISAYPVWLIGAPEQSVSILKPDIGQAPQGLVLKAAKQNAGIELRDMKYRRDSRRLPSQLSVNYWDVAQQKSRSVKAKPPAVGSGVFKPLTYAASDAMHWTLNSGLPLSETEAQSFADARLVGCQLAGTQAEFTVDWSEATAKLAPGQTLELSGYGTFDGKGLIAEVRHQWFGAGLGKTIVTTGRPNAVIGLQIPEIDAPLMPRVQGMAPGVVVKPGREKDPTGWGCMAVRVPGLGGKPGQEPSVWVRPGMAYASKGSGLCLYPEADDEVMLAFLSDDPRFPVIVSAVHNPKNKAPFEPSEKNEQKGLVLAKDGKTQFQWLFDVKDGGTLTLEAQKTALVLSKTSLRLHGEEAFALDAKKITVEAKEGLTLKNGQSEMKMGGTSLSAKSQTLSLQGSAKADLKGGQVNLG from the coding sequence ATGGCGCTTCCCTTTGCGAGTAAAAGATTTGACATCCAGGTGCAAGGCCAGCCGCTGTCTAAGCTTGGTTTAACGGTGATTGAAGCGCAAGTTCAGTATGCAGTTAACCGGATTCCAATGGCCCGGTTAACGTGCCTGGTGGATATAGAAGATCCAGCTAACAGCTGGGCATCGTTAAGCCAGATAGATAAGGCATGGCAGCCAGCTCATCCCGTCAAAATCAGTTATACGGATGAAACAGGCACGCGTGTCCCGATTTTTGATGGGATGGTCGCCAGGCCACTGAACCCAAGCTATGCGCAACGGCAACTAACGTGCCAGCTCGAGGTGGTCCATGAGCTGCAGAAAATGGCCAACAGCCACCGCAGTCAGGTGTTGACCCAAAAAGGCGAAAAACTCACCGATGCTCAGGCTCTGCAAAAGCTGTTCAAGGAGCACGGCATCAAGGTGAAAAAAATGGATGGCATGACGGTTTCTCACGCACAGCTGATTCAATGGTCTTGCTCGGACTGGGCCTGGTTGATGAGCCGAATTAGCGCGTATCCGGTCTGGTTGATCGGTGCTCCCGAACAATCGGTGTCGATTCTCAAACCGGATATTGGGCAAGCGCCACAAGGCCTCGTCTTGAAAGCGGCGAAGCAGAATGCTGGGATCGAGTTGCGTGATATGAAGTACCGGCGTGATAGCCGAAGACTACCGAGCCAATTGAGCGTAAATTACTGGGATGTCGCGCAGCAGAAAAGTCGGTCTGTGAAGGCAAAACCTCCGGCAGTCGGATCGGGCGTGTTCAAGCCGCTCACCTATGCTGCGTCCGATGCGATGCACTGGACACTGAACTCAGGCTTGCCGCTTAGCGAAACGGAAGCGCAATCTTTCGCGGATGCCCGCTTGGTAGGTTGCCAACTGGCCGGTACCCAGGCGGAGTTCACAGTGGATTGGAGTGAAGCAACGGCTAAACTGGCACCTGGACAAACCCTAGAGTTGTCGGGCTATGGCACTTTCGATGGCAAGGGGCTGATTGCCGAAGTGCGGCACCAATGGTTCGGTGCTGGCCTAGGTAAGACGATCGTGACGACAGGCCGGCCTAACGCCGTGATCGGCCTTCAAATACCGGAGATCGATGCGCCCTTGATGCCAAGGGTCCAAGGTATGGCACCCGGTGTGGTTGTGAAGCCTGGTCGCGAAAAGGACCCGACTGGTTGGGGATGTATGGCGGTGCGCGTGCCGGGTCTGGGAGGCAAGCCAGGACAGGAGCCGTCGGTCTGGGTGCGGCCCGGCATGGCCTATGCCAGCAAGGGCAGCGGCTTATGCTTGTATCCGGAGGCCGATGACGAGGTGATGCTGGCGTTTCTGAGTGACGATCCGCGCTTTCCAGTGATCGTCAGCGCCGTGCATAACCCGAAAAACAAGGCACCGTTCGAACCGAGCGAGAAAAACGAGCAAAAGGGCTTGGTTTTGGCGAAAGACGGCAAGACGCAGTTCCAGTGGCTTTTTGATGTCAAGGACGGTGGCACGCTTACGTTGGAAGCGCAGAAGACGGCGCTGGTACTGTCCAAGACAAGCCTGCGCTTGCATGGCGAAGAAGCGTTCGCGCTTGATGCGAAAAAAATCACCGTAGAAGCCAAAGAAGGTCTCACCCTCAAAAATGGTCAATCCGAGATGAAGATGGGAGGGACCTCCCTAAGCGCCAAATCGCAAACGCTTTCGCTGCAGGGCTCAGCCAAAGCTGACCTCAAAGGCGGCCAGGTCAACTTGGGTTAA
- a CDS encoding DUF5908 family protein, with protein MIEIHELIIEARIGTPGTWSVPATALSTATSPIPSQEATQCEARWVDAIVRQVIERLRDEWRSDVHGGSV; from the coding sequence ATGATTGAAATTCATGAATTGATCATCGAGGCGCGCATCGGTACGCCAGGGACATGGAGCGTGCCGGCGACCGCTCTGAGTACGGCTACGTCGCCCATACCCTCTCAGGAAGCAACGCAGTGTGAGGCGCGTTGGGTGGATGCGATTGTGCGGCAGGTCATTGAACGGCTGCGTGATGAATGGCGTAGTGATGTCCACGGAGGTAGCGTATGA
- a CDS encoding phage tail protein: MSSAILSTAEAMAKAPITGDFYAHSHRFLVQIFAKKNWGFTGNLQALNVLPTVVDFRFQRISGLGRTIQTQKFHQGGDPINQIHLPKELIQENIVLERGVTTLSPLTTMFIDTMRQFKSRYLVVVILLLDSSSLPLCSWICMDALPVKLQWGELDANSNTVLLNTMELACRDVQWMGLVA, encoded by the coding sequence ATGAGCAGTGCAATTTTATCAACCGCCGAGGCGATGGCTAAGGCGCCGATCACCGGTGATTTTTACGCGCATAGCCACCGGTTTCTAGTCCAAATCTTTGCTAAGAAGAATTGGGGATTCACGGGTAATCTGCAAGCGCTCAATGTACTGCCAACGGTCGTTGATTTTCGTTTTCAACGCATTAGTGGACTGGGCCGGACGATCCAAACACAGAAGTTTCATCAAGGCGGTGATCCTATTAACCAGATTCACTTACCGAAGGAACTTATACAGGAGAACATTGTTTTGGAGCGCGGGGTCACGACATTATCGCCGTTGACGACAATGTTCATCGACACGATGCGTCAATTCAAAAGCCGGTACCTGGTGGTGGTTATCTTGTTGCTTGATTCATCGTCGTTGCCGCTGTGCAGTTGGATCTGCATGGATGCTTTACCTGTGAAGCTGCAATGGGGTGAACTTGATGCCAATAGCAACACCGTCTTGCTTAATACGATGGAGCTTGCTTGCCGGGATGTGCAGTGGATGGGGTTGGTGGCATGA
- a CDS encoding phage tail sheath family protein codes for MRHEQPGVSFNFQDEARTTTPADTTVPLFAGYTEKDPESQDLASKCPKSPVLLNTFEDFTQVFGGFPSSNPRVPLTQEAAFYYTVRHYFDNGGSACYGVSLGSYANFPEGDDYYARQDIADCITRTDWNDFLEQALDATLLAVPDMVMLSAPQYYQANGSDQLSDQQVPQEDAGLWTSVWKKLLETTESHRQVFVVLDAPDNPKLVRQCLDGLEKSTDEALRARGAVYWPRLQTNYYVDYDDGRQRIRRQIVVPPSGAVVAAIGKTDRDRGIWKAPANVELTQVTRPNYRSWRDVLLSEPPLFDENKISINLIRSFVGRGVRVWGCRTLVAPPLPDRWRYIQVRRTLTYIETTLTNIGRYTMFEPNTAITWTTLKSLARAWLRDLWLAGGLVGAQEGDAFQVLLGLGESMTTEDIRSGRLILIAKLAMQYPAEFIELRVLFQTGSDAVLTESTEKATS; via the coding sequence GTGCGTCATGAGCAACCTGGTGTCAGTTTTAATTTTCAAGATGAAGCCCGTACGACAACACCGGCCGATACGACGGTGCCGTTATTTGCTGGCTATACAGAAAAAGATCCGGAATCACAAGATCTAGCATCAAAGTGCCCGAAGTCCCCCGTCTTGCTGAATACGTTTGAAGATTTTACGCAGGTTTTTGGTGGTTTTCCGTCATCTAATCCACGGGTTCCGTTGACGCAGGAAGCCGCTTTCTATTACACCGTGAGACATTATTTCGATAACGGTGGTAGTGCGTGCTATGGTGTTTCATTGGGAAGCTATGCGAATTTTCCAGAAGGGGACGACTATTACGCACGGCAAGACATAGCCGATTGCATCACCAGAACTGACTGGAATGATTTTCTTGAGCAGGCGCTAGATGCAACGCTGCTGGCGGTGCCCGATATGGTGATGCTATCAGCGCCCCAGTACTATCAGGCAAACGGCAGCGATCAGTTGAGCGATCAGCAGGTACCGCAGGAAGATGCGGGGCTTTGGACGTCGGTGTGGAAGAAGTTATTAGAAACAACCGAATCTCATCGGCAAGTTTTTGTAGTACTCGATGCGCCGGACAATCCGAAGCTTGTGCGCCAGTGTCTGGATGGGCTGGAGAAGTCAACGGATGAAGCACTGCGCGCGCGCGGTGCGGTGTATTGGCCGCGTCTGCAAACGAACTATTACGTTGATTATGATGACGGCCGTCAGCGTATTCGACGCCAAATCGTCGTTCCACCTTCAGGCGCTGTGGTTGCAGCGATCGGTAAAACCGACCGCGATCGTGGTATTTGGAAGGCCCCGGCCAATGTCGAATTAACCCAAGTGACCCGGCCTAACTATCGGAGCTGGCGCGATGTATTGCTTTCTGAGCCGCCGTTATTCGATGAAAATAAAATCAGCATTAATCTGATTCGAAGCTTCGTTGGGCGCGGGGTGCGTGTATGGGGCTGCCGCACGTTGGTTGCCCCACCGTTGCCGGACCGGTGGCGCTACATTCAGGTACGGCGCACGCTGACCTATATCGAGACCACTTTAACGAACATTGGCCGTTATACGATGTTCGAGCCGAATACCGCGATTACGTGGACGACGCTCAAAAGCTTAGCGCGTGCTTGGCTACGCGATCTATGGCTCGCGGGAGGACTGGTTGGAGCACAGGAAGGCGATGCATTCCAGGTCTTGTTAGGACTTGGCGAGAGCATGACGACAGAAGATATTCGATCGGGCCGGTTAATTCTGATCGCGAAGCTTGCGATGCAATATCCGGCGGAATTTATCGAGCTGCGCGTGTTGTTTCAAACGGGCAGCGATGCTGTGCTAACGGAATCGACGGAGAAAGCGACATCATGA